A single genomic interval of Chrysemys picta bellii isolate R12L10 chromosome 8, ASM1138683v2, whole genome shotgun sequence harbors:
- the LOC135973154 gene encoding uncharacterized protein LOC135973154: protein MQSSPAVMAVQSVNRKRAPAWTDREVLDLIAVWGDESVLSELRSKRRNAKIYEKISKDMSERGYSRDATQCCVKIKKLRQGYQKTKEANGRSGSHPQTSRFYEALHSILGAAATTTPPVTVDSEDGIVSTAGSSDMLGDGEDEEGDEEGEAVGSAHNADFPDSQDLFITLTEIPYEASPAVTPDTESGEGSATPSATVSQPSLASHSQRLARIRRRKKRTREDMFCELMASSQAQAADPVAGELDPNAPSQHGSGGEVAAGRPAGDSNAAWTTEGANGHAPVPCGCSAGTEAGGQSPTAVHL, encoded by the exons atgcagagctctccagcagtgatggccgtgcagtctgtgaatagaaagagggccccagcatggactgatcgggaagtcttggatctcatcgctgtgtggggcgatgagtccgtgctttccgagctgcgatccaaaagaaggaatgcaaagatctacgagaagatctctaaagacatgtcagagagaggatacagccgggatgcaacgcagtgctgcgtgaaaatcaagaagctgagacaaggctaccagaagaccaaagaggcaaacggacgctccggatcccatccccagacatcccgtttctacgaggcactgcattccatcctcggtgcggccgccaccactaccccaccagtgaccgtggactctgaggatgggatagtgtccacggccggttcctcggacatgttaggggacggggaagatgaggaaggagatgaggagggcgaggcagtcggcagcgctcacaacgctgatttccccgacagccaggatctcttcatcacccttacagagatcccctacgaagcgtccccagccgttaccccggacacagaatctggggaaggatcagcca ccccatctgcgactgtctcacaacctagcctggcatcacactcccagaggctagcgcggattaggcgtaggaagaagaggacacgggaggacatgttctgtgAGCTTATGGCcagttcccaagcccaggcagcagacccagtggcgggagaacttgacccgaatgcaccaagccaacatggatcgggaggagaggtggcggcaggaagaccagcaggcgattcaaacgctgcttggactactgagggagcaaacggacacgctccggtgccttgtggatgttctgcaggaacggaggcaggaggacagagccccactgcagtccatctctaa